The genome window AAAAGCGAAGCGGGGCTCCCAAAAGGAGTTTGAGTCGAGGGCTGTCCTTTGGGCAAACTATTCGCCCTTAGCGAGGCCGTAGCCGTGTTCGCCGTGCAGCGATTGGTCGAGGCCAACAATCTCGCTTTGCTTATCGACCCGGAAGCCGACCGTCTTGGCCACAAGCACGCAAATGATGTAGGTCGCAACTGCGGACAGGCCGATAGTGGCGCCCATACCCAGCATTTGGATACCAAATTGGTCCATTGCCGTCCAAACGCCCGACTCGGTTCCGGCGGCGGCGTCCGCAAGCCAGCTGGGGCGAAGGAGAAAAGCAAGCAGCACCACGCCGAGTCCGCTCCCCACGCCGTGGATACCGAAGCAGTCGAGGGTGTCGTCGTAGCCGAGTTTATCCTTGGCTTTGAGGGCTAGGAAGCAGACGCAAGAGGAGGCAGCTCCCAGCAGGATTGCCCCCATGGGTTGTACCACGGCGGCTGCAGGAGTGATGACCACGAGGCCAGAAAGGATGCCGGAAACGAAGCCGAGTGAGGTGACCTTCTTGAATTTGATGGCTTCGATTAGCGTCCAAGCGAGGGCTCCGGAGGCTCCGGAAATCTGGGTCATGGTGAGGGCTCGAGCCGTGTCGAGGCCGGACTGCACGGTGGAGCCGGCGTTGAACCCGAACCAGCCTACCCAGAGGAATCCAGCGCCCATCATGGTCATGACAAGGTTGTTGGGATTGATGAGATCGCGCGGGTTTCCCTGTCGCTTACCTAGGAAGAGGGCGACTACCAAGGCGCTGGTGCCGGCGGAGACGTGAATGACGAGCCCGCCAGCGAGGTCGATAACGCCTGCTGCTCCCACGTTGAGCAGCCAGCCGTCGGCTGACCAGATCCAGTGGCAAAGCGGGCAGTAGACGAAAAGGAACCAGAGGGCGATGAAGCAAACGTATCCACGAAAGAATACGCGCTCTGCTAGGGCGCCGCTGATCAGGGCCGGTGTGATAATGGCAAACTTGCCTTGGAACATGGCGACGATGTACTCCGGAATGCCGTCCACGATACTGTTGTCGATACCCTTGAGCATGAAGTAGTCGGGATTCCAGCCTATGAAACCGCCGAGCACGCTGTCGCCGAAGGTCAGGGCGTAGCCGCAGACGACCCAGAGCACGCCGATAACTGCCATGGCCACGAAGCTGTGCATCATGGTGCTGATGACGTTCTTGGTCCGCACCAAGCCGCCGTAAAACATGGCCAGGCCTGGGACCATGAAGAGGACAAGAGCGGTGGATATGAGCATCCACGCGGTCGTTCCGGTATCTACTGTTCCGTCTGCCGCGGCGTCCTGGCCAAGGCAGATTTGAGGGAGGGACAGTAGAGCGAGTAGAGGGAGGAGGGTTTTTATTCGCTTCATCTGTGGGGCGGAATCATTCCGCAACGGATGAATGAAGCAAGGGGTTTTTAATGAACAGAATTCATAAGAATGTCTTCTGTTTCCGATTAGTTGAAGGAGCGCGTTTAGGGATCCCGACTCCCTAAGAATTCCATTGAAGTGAGGGGGCGCTTGACGGGAGCGCCCCGATCGTTGCACCAGCTAATCGGCAGTCGCTTGGGCGACCTTGATCTGGATGTGAATCCAACTCTTCCTTGCCTGCGCTCGTCCCGCGAGGCTCAACAGGCACAGTAGCAAAGCCAAGATTCGAAACGTCGGGAACGCGGTTAATGCCATAGCGAGTTAGATACTTGCTGATGGTGCAAAACCAGGTTGCGAGCAATCCGGAAGTTATGGTTCCAGCGGTTAAGCCGAGGCGCTTATCCTGTCGAAATGCGGGAGGCCGAGCCGCGTGAGACTTGTAGGAGAGCTGCGGGCTTTCGTAAGAAAGCCCTATTTTTTCAGCTTGCGGATCGTGTAGCAAATCTGCCCTTGGCCCAGTGGGGTGCCGTCGGTGGCGGCGAGGGCGCTTGGCAGGTTGATTTCTGCGATGCGGTCCGCTTGCAGGTTCGGGATCTGCATGAACAGCGTCTTCCCGTCTACCTCGACTTTGGAAACGCCCAGTTCCTGCAAATCCATTTGCGGGCTGCCGTAGGCGTGGTGGGATTTGTACCAATAGCTCTTTACGTTGTAGTTACTTAACTTATACGCCTTTTTCGAGTCGATAGGCTTGGTAAACGTCAGACGGAAACCGTCCTTCTCGAGCTCGATGTTCTGGACTTCGAAGGGGAGCTCGTCGGTGTAGGTGACGCGTTTGAGGCCCTCGGCGAGGTTGCCCCAGCCGCGGTAGGTTTGGCCGACATAGAGGGTTTTGCCGTCGGGACTGAAAACGAGACGATTGGTGCCGCCGCCTATGCCGCCGTCGATGAACTTGACCACCGCTCCCTGCAGAACACCGTCCACTTCCTCGATCATGCAGCGGAGGATGCGGTCGCCGGCGATGTCGCCCACAAAGGCTTGTCCGGTGAAGGGGCCGAAGGCGCCGTCGGTGGTATCGAAGAGGGGCTCGCTGGGAGAATTGCACATGAAGCCTTGGGGGAACTCGATGACGGCTCGAGTGCGGTCCTTTTGATACTGCTCGAAGTCGTCGATGTAGTATTGTAGTGGGTCTTGTGATACGTTTTTGGTGAATTCCTTGTCCCAGACGAGGCTAGAGGGATGCCCGTAGAAATTGCCTTTTTCGATATGGTAGAGCGGGGAGGTGCCTCGCCAGTCGCCTTGGTTGTCTGTGGCGAGAAGGTGTCCTTGGGGATCGATGACAATGCCGTTTGGGGCGCGAAAACCGCCGGCGACGGGAGTGGAGTTTCCTGTGGAATCGACGTGCAAGATCCAACCTTTCCAGGGCACGGCCGCGTAGTTGCGTCCGGTGCGACCGTTCGGAGCGAAGGTTCCGCGGGTATGGGTGAATGTCGGGCCGTTGTGTGATGCGGTGCCGACTGCGACATACCATCCGCCTTGGCCGTCGGGGACAAGGGCGTTGGTTTCGTGGTAGTTGCCGCTCACGCCCCACGGGGAGGCTATGTTTTCGTAGTTGTCGGCAATGCCGTCGCCGTCGGTATCGGTGATGCGGGTGAGCTCCGGCATCTGGGAAACGATGACTTCGCTTTTTGAGATGACTTGAATCCCGCAAGGGTTGTGCAGGCTGTCGGTAGAGAAGGATCTCCACGGAAAGGCGGTCGGGTCAGCGGATGGTTGGGCCATCAGGATGCCATGGCGCCGCAGGGCGACGACGAGTTCGCCGTCCGGCGTGAAGCCGAGGCCGCCGACTTCGGGCATGACGTAGTGCGGAACTTCGATGGCTTCGATCTGGTAGCTACCGGCGAACAGCGGTGACGCCGTGATCGCGAACAGGCTTAGGGCGATAGTAAAGGGCTTCATCGGTTGTCGGAGCTTGGAGTGATGGTCAAGGTGAAGGCTTTCGCTTGGTCAGCGTCTAGATGGAGCGAGCCCTTGCTGGTTTTGCCGAGGTTGCTGCTGATCGTGAAATCCGATCCTGTAGGCAGCGGAACGGTTAGCGCTCCTTTGGCGTTTGTCCGGTAGGTGCATTTCGCTTCGCCGGCGGTGGCTCCCGGTTCGATGATCAAGGAAACCTTCAGCTCTCCGACGCTGTATTCAAATTGTGGTACGCCGTAAACTTTCTGGTAGCCATGGAATCGAGGCTTTCCCTCGAATGGTGCGGGACCGTTGGCGGCGAAGGCCAGGGTGCCGATGACCTCCGCTTGGTAGGCGAAGCGTTTGCGGCGTCCGCCTTCTCCCGCTCCCCAATAGTTGGTCATATCGAGGAAGGGACCGCTCCAGGTGTAAAGCAAGCGGCACTCGGTCGAATCGAAGCAGTAGGAAAGGGAGTCGCCGAAACTTACGGCGATGGCTCCGGGAATGCCCGGCACGGCAGGGTCGGTTTCTACCGGGTCAAAAGTGCCATCCCTAGGACTGTATTTGGGCGTCGCTTCTCCTTGGTCGTGGTTCGGAAAGATGTCGTCCGCCAAGGAAAGGGTGGGCATGAAGGTGCGCAGCAAAATGGGTTGGCCAAGCGATCCTTGGGGAAAGGGGGTGACGGTGGACTTACCTTCCTGGTTGGGACCGATCAGGTTTCTGCCCATGAGGGATTGCACGTGTTGGGCGACTGCTTGGATATCTTCTGGAGAGAGGATGCCCGACCACGCAGGCATGGCTTTGCTGGGAACTCCGTTTTCGATAACGGCTTTGATTTCCGGCAAGGTACTGCCGTGAAGAATTTCCGCATCTGTCAAGTTAGGGCCGAGCAGGCCGGCTCCCTCGGCTCCGTGGCAGGAGGCGCAGTAGGTGGCGTAGACTTTGTCTCCATTTGCTGGAGACAAGGCGGTTATGCTGAGGCAGGCGCAGGTTAAGAGGAATTTGCTTAAGCTTCTATCCATTGTTTTTTGATCTCTGCGAACGCTGCTTCGATTTCGGAAATTTCCCAGCGGCCTTCGATGCCGATGGCGCCCCGGTAATCGGCTTTTTTCAAAACGCCTAGGAAGGGGCGGAAGTCTTGTCCGCTGGTGCCGGGAACGCGGCGGCCTTCTAGTTCTGCGATTTCCACGTGATGGATGATGTCGGCGGCGGAAGCCAGTTGCTCCGGGGTGTCGCCTTCGGCGGCCATGTGGTAGAAGTCGGCTACGCCCCGAATGTTGGGATGGTTGGCTGCCCGGACGACTCTTTCGACTTCGGAGATGCGGTTGATGAAGTTGCACTCGCGAGACTGTAGTTGCTCTACGCTTACAGTGACGCCGCGAGCGGCGGCGAGGGGGCCGAGTCGTTTGAGGAGGGATACGAATTGTTCGATGGCGGTGTCGTAGTCGAATCCTTCGGGGATGTTGCGCGAGCCGGAGCTGCCGAAAGTAATGTTGGACACCTTCGCCCGTTTCGCTCGGTCGAAGGCAATTTCGCAGTAGGCGACCACTTCGTCATGGTTGGCTTCGGGGCCGGTGCAGTGCAGGTGCTTCGCCCGGATGAAGCTGTTGCAGGTGTAGATCGGGATTGGGGATTTTGCGGCCTCGTCCAATTTTGCGGCGAACTCGGCTTCCGGGCCGAAGGGGTCGAGGAACCCGGCGACGCTGAGGCCCACGAACTGGCCGCCGGCAGCATGGATCTGCGGGGCGTTGCTCAGCGATGACTGGATACCGATGCGAGGGATTCGCAGCTCTCGTCCCGCGAGCTTTGAGGAAAGGGCAAAGGATCCTCCGATGAGGAGCATCGCCCGGTTAAAAGAACGGCGACTCAATGGTTTTGGCATAAGGAAACGGGGTTGGTGTGGGGTGAGTGGGCCTGTTTGACGATCTCTGTCTGGAGACTTCCAAGGCGATGCCGGGAAGGCTAATCCAGTTTCAATCGTTTAACCGTTGTCGGACCTCTGGGGGAGTGTGAGCGGGGTTGGCAGGCACCTTTTCTAGGGGTAAAGACTAGGTGGTTTTTAAAATCTTGGTCAATTACGCCGAGTTCGGAACGTAAGACAACCACTTATGTCTCTCGTTCGTAATACTTTTTATAAGGAGGGAAAATGGATACGAACCGTAACTACGATAGACATCGTTGCGACGAACCCGTTCGGCTCCGGTACCCGCTCGAAGATTGGATTGAGCAACTGCTTCACAAATACCCAGATGAGCTAGCTCCGATTCGTCCCGAACGGGCCCGGAAACGCTCCGAGCGGCTGCACAAAATGCAGCAGGGACTCAGGGAGCGAGCCAAGCGAAAGCTATTCTAGCGGCCGCTGCACGACAAGGGGATGCATACAACGATTCGCGGCTTCTGCTGTTTTGATTGAAACGGCGGCGGCCGCTTTTTTTTTACGGTCGGAGCGGTGGAATCGAATTTCGTAAGATGGATATTGGCTCCTGCAGCGCGGACCGGGTGGAACCGGTCCCTCCATGGGATTTTATCTGTCAGGCACAAGTTCCGAGAGCTTCACTTCGAACAGGTCCCTTTGTTCGTTGGTGATGATGAGGGTTTCTGCGTCGTCCCAACAAACCGCTTCGCATTGTTTGGCGAAGAAGGTTTTGTAGGAGGCTTTACCGGAGAAATAGTCGTCGCTCTCGGTGGGCTTCTCGAAAACCCAAAGGCTGGTATATGTAAGCACCGCCAGCTTCGTGCCGTCGGGAGAAGCGTCGGCAGCAGTGGCTTGTCCGCGTAGGTTGAACGAGCTGACGAGGGTGAGGGGATTGCTCTTGAAGGGAGCTCGAGAGTCGAGGCGATAGAGTTTCGTTTCCGGCGTGCTCCGATTTTTGGATACGAGATAGTGCGTTCCGTTGGCGGAGAAGAGTGACTCGCAATCGAAGTCTCGTCGGTCGGGATGAGGGAACTCTTTTTGATCGGGGTAGTGGAAGTCGATGCGTTGGCGGGTGCGGGTTTTCCAAGCCGTGCGCGGATCCGGCTCCGGCACAATGTAAAGGGCGAGGTCTCGGCGGCCGTTGTCGTTGTTTCCGCAGGCGGCGATGATGAGGTTTCCGTGGCTATCGGTGGAGATGTCCTCCCAGTCGATATTGACGGCATCGGCGATGGGGATGCCTTCGTAGGGCTGGCTGTTTTGCTTGGCCCATTCAGTCTGGATCGGCTTTCCGTCCCGAGTGATGGCGAAGATGCGGGCGGAGTCGCCCGAGTCGTTGTGGGTCCAGTATACGTTTTCGAAC of Pelagicoccus enzymogenes contains these proteins:
- a CDS encoding ammonium transporter, with protein sequence MKRIKTLLPLLALLSLPQICLGQDAAADGTVDTGTTAWMLISTALVLFMVPGLAMFYGGLVRTKNVISTMMHSFVAMAVIGVLWVVCGYALTFGDSVLGGFIGWNPDYFMLKGIDNSIVDGIPEYIVAMFQGKFAIITPALISGALAERVFFRGYVCFIALWFLFVYCPLCHWIWSADGWLLNVGAAGVIDLAGGLVIHVSAGTSALVVALFLGKRQGNPRDLINPNNLVMTMMGAGFLWVGWFGFNAGSTVQSGLDTARALTMTQISGASGALAWTLIEAIKFKKVTSLGFVSGILSGLVVITPAAAVVQPMGAILLGAASSCVCFLALKAKDKLGYDDTLDCFGIHGVGSGLGVVLLAFLLRPSWLADAAAGTESGVWTAMDQFGIQMLGMGATIGLSAVATYIICVLVAKTVGFRVDKQSEIVGLDQSLHGEHGYGLAKGE
- a CDS encoding DUF7133 domain-containing protein, with the protein product MKPFTIALSLFAITASPLFAGSYQIEAIEVPHYVMPEVGGLGFTPDGELVVALRRHGILMAQPSADPTAFPWRSFSTDSLHNPCGIQVISKSEVIVSQMPELTRITDTDGDGIADNYENIASPWGVSGNYHETNALVPDGQGGWYVAVGTASHNGPTFTHTRGTFAPNGRTGRNYAAVPWKGWILHVDSTGNSTPVAGGFRAPNGIVIDPQGHLLATDNQGDWRGTSPLYHIEKGNFYGHPSSLVWDKEFTKNVSQDPLQYYIDDFEQYQKDRTRAVIEFPQGFMCNSPSEPLFDTTDGAFGPFTGQAFVGDIAGDRILRCMIEEVDGVLQGAVVKFIDGGIGGGTNRLVFSPDGKTLYVGQTYRGWGNLAEGLKRVTYTDELPFEVQNIELEKDGFRLTFTKPIDSKKAYKLSNYNVKSYWYKSHHAYGSPQMDLQELGVSKVEVDGKTLFMQIPNLQADRIAEINLPSALAATDGTPLGQGQICYTIRKLKK
- a CDS encoding c-type cytochrome — translated: MDRSLSKFLLTCACLSITALSPANGDKVYATYCASCHGAEGAGLLGPNLTDAEILHGSTLPEIKAVIENGVPSKAMPAWSGILSPEDIQAVAQHVQSLMGRNLIGPNQEGKSTVTPFPQGSLGQPILLRTFMPTLSLADDIFPNHDQGEATPKYSPRDGTFDPVETDPAVPGIPGAIAVSFGDSLSYCFDSTECRLLYTWSGPFLDMTNYWGAGEGGRRKRFAYQAEVIGTLAFAANGPAPFEGKPRFHGYQKVYGVPQFEYSVGELKVSLIIEPGATAGEAKCTYRTNAKGALTVPLPTGSDFTISSNLGKTSKGSLHLDADQAKAFTLTITPSSDNR
- a CDS encoding sugar phosphate isomerase/epimerase family protein encodes the protein MPKPLSRRSFNRAMLLIGGSFALSSKLAGRELRIPRIGIQSSLSNAPQIHAAGGQFVGLSVAGFLDPFGPEAEFAAKLDEAAKSPIPIYTCNSFIRAKHLHCTGPEANHDEVVAYCEIAFDRAKRAKVSNITFGSSGSRNIPEGFDYDTAIEQFVSLLKRLGPLAAARGVTVSVEQLQSRECNFINRISEVERVVRAANHPNIRGVADFYHMAAEGDTPEQLASAADIIHHVEIAELEGRRVPGTSGQDFRPFLGVLKKADYRGAIGIEGRWEISEIEAAFAEIKKQWIEA